ACTCCAATATAGCACGTATTACCGACAACCGGTTATACATGATAGTCGATAGATCCGGCGCCGTAGGGCTGAAGATTCTGGATATGGATAGTGGCACTATTGTTTACGAGGGTGTTTTGAAAAAGGCTGATGGATCAAGACCGAATAACATCATGATCGACAATATTCTGGTTCAATAATCGAACCGCTGGGTGAATGCGCCCGGCGGTTTTTTGCCGTCTCAACCTAGAATTTTATTCAAAGGAACTGGAATATCATACGATTTGAACATGGGTCAAAATTGAGAAATCGAAAGATAGCAAAGAAATTTCAAAAGGAATTCTATTCTAAGCACAACGGAATGAGGGTAAAGTTGATTTATGCAAACGCTTTAACAGCAAAAATCGACATGAGATGAGGAATGCCATGATCCAAAGGTAGGGGGAACTGTAGAGAGGTCACATATGAAACATAAGGAGGCTAATATGAAAAAAGTCGTAGCAAAGCTATCATTGTTTACTCTGATGCTTTCATCGTTTTCATCTGTCACTTACGCGGACAATCCTGTCATCAAGGATGCCTTTACCGCAGACCCGGCTGCGCTTGTTCATGGGGACAAGGTTTATTTGTACACCGGGCATGACGAAGCGGCTGCGGGAGGCACTTTCTTCGTCATGAAGGATTGGCTCATTTATTCGTCGAGCGATATGGTGAATTGGACGAAGGAAGGTTCTCTCTCGAGGGACATATTCGCATGGGCGAAAGGCGACTCCGCATGGGCGGGACAAGTGATTGAGAGGGACGGTAAGTTTTACTGGTATGTTACGGTGCTGAATTCGGACGGAACCGGCTATGCGGTTGGTGTCGCCGTATCGGATAATCCGGTCTCAGGCTTTCAGGATGCACTTGGAGGACCGCTTGTCAGTGCGGGGATGACGGCGGCACCGACATCCATGGGCTCAGAGACATGGGATGATATCGACCCGACGGTCATGATCGACGATGACGGCCAAGCCTATCTGTATTGGGGCAATACGAATCCGTATTACGCCAAGCTGAAGGCGAATATGACAGAGCTTGACGGTCCGGTAGAGCATGTCGTCATTAACAACATGCCGGGCACCTATACGGAAGCCCCCTGGATTCATAAGCATGGGGGGCATTATTATTTGACCTTTGCTTACAACTACCCGGAGCAGATTGCCTATGCGATGAGCGACAGTCCAACGGGGCCATGGGAATTTAAAGGTGTCATTTTGAACGCGCTTACTTCAGACAGCAACGACAGCAGCGCAAGTAACACTAGTCATGAGGCGATTATTGACTTCAAGGGGAAGTCCTATTTTGTATACCATAACAGTGCTCTTCCCGCAGGAGGACAGTATCGGCGTTCGGTTGCGATTGACCGGCTCTATTACAATGCAGACGGTACGATTAAGCCGATCATTCAAACAGCTACAGGGGTTGATGGTCATAGCAGTATGCTGAGCTTGCTCAGTGATCCGAATCGTTTCATCCGTCATAATGGGACGGCGCTTCGACTAGATCCTGCTGAAGCTTCCTTGAATGATGCGAGATGGGAGATCGTTCCCGGCTTGGCTGACGCTTCGGATGCCTATGTATCGCTTCAATCTATGGATAAGCCCGGATATTATTTGACAGCGAGCGGTTCAAGCACGATGTTGGCAAAAAATGACGGAACAACGAGCTTCTTTCAAAAAGCCACCTTCAAAAAAACAGACGGTCTTGCCGATGCGGCATGGACGTCCCTGCAGGCTTACAGTGACGCGAGTGCATATCTTCGTAATGCCTCTAGTGTGCTTACGCTTGGCAGCGCTTCGACGGATGAGGAGAAGAAGAATGCGACCTTCAACATCATTCAAGCGGATACTACGGGGGTAACGTTGGATCAATCGTCTGTGGTTCTGAACATGAATCATGAGACCACACTGACAGCAGAAGTGCAGCCGGCAGGAGCCTTGCAGAAGAAGGTGACGTTCAGCTCGAGTAATCCATCTGTAGCCGAGCTTTCGGAGGCTGTCTATGACCAGGCAACGGGCAAGACAACCGTAACGGTAACCGGTAATTCCCCAGGTACTGCGGATATTATAGCCACGACGGAGGAAGGTGCTTTCACAGCTGCAGCTGCCATTACAGTGGAGGACCAATCGCTAACCTCCTCGGTGCAAAATGTAACGATAACGTCCAGTAATAGGACTCAACTGGTTCATGTGGAAGGCTATGTGACGGAGGAGCTTGGTCAAAATGCGGTGGTACGGGTGACAGAACCTGGAGGTTCCCTGGATTATGTGGATCAAGTGACGACAGATCAGGACGGGAAATTTGCGTTCACTTTCAAACTCAGCCACAACGTAGCAGGTGACTTCAAGCTGGCGGTCAGCGCAGCAAATGCGGAGCAAGCTTACGAGACAAGCTTTGCCTATAAGCCAAAAAGGAATTCAAGTTCAGGGTCAAACGGCAGCTCGGACAACAGTTCCACTCCGTCTACACCTACACCTACACCTACACCTACACCTACACCTACTCCGGAACCTGGGGAGACGGATACCACACCTAAACCGACTCCAAAGCCTACACCATCTGCGCCTAAATTTACCGATGTAGCGGAAGGGTACTCTTGGGCAAGTAATGCCATCGAGACTTTAGCGGCTAAGGGGATTATTCAAGGAACGTCCGATACGACCTTCGATCCCGGCAAGAATATCTCTAGGGCTGATTTCATTACGCTCCTAGTGAGAGCGCTTGGTCTGAAAGCGGAGGTTCAGGATAACTTTGCGGATGTAAGTCCGGATGATTATTACTACGAGTCAGTCGGCATTATGAAAGCACTGGGTATTACAAGCGGTGTCGGGGACAATCAATTCGATCCTCATGCGGAAATTACCAGGGAAGACCTTATGGTACTTGTCGCAAGGGCGCTCGAGGCTTCGAAGAAGCTGGAGCTTGACGCTAGTACAGACAAATTGAACTCATTTGCAGACAGCGGAGACATATCCGATTATGCGGCAGATAGTATCGCGAAACTGGTCAATGAGAACATCATTGAGGGCGGCGAATCGGGAATTAACCCTCGCGGTACCGCAACGAGAGCGGAGACCGCCGTCATTCTGCTGCGCATTTTAAATAAAGGATTGTAGAGGGGGAGACAACGTGCGAATAAGCAAAAAGTGGCTTTCGACGGTGACGGTATGTACACTGATAACCGGTTTGCTCGGCGGCTTACCTGCTCCGCAGGCCTCAGCCGCATCAACACTCGATCAAGGCCTGGTTGTTCACTATGATTTCGCGGATGCAGCGAAATCGACGACAGTTGCCGACTCGTCAGGCAACCATTTCGACGGCACACTCGTTAATGCGTCCGTCGTAACGACAGCCGACAAAGGCGGTGCTGTTGATTTAAGCGGGGAACAGTCGTATGTCAAGATGCCCGAAGGTGTGCTGAACGGCCTAACGGATATGACGGTATCATCTTGGGTTTATATGGATTCATCAAAGAATTGGGCTTCCTTGTACAGCTTCGGCAATGCTGCGGATGTAGACCCGGGTACGCAGCCGTTTACGGCGATCAATTTCGCTCCGGTAAGCAATGACCCAGCAGAAACTAGCCTTGAGATCACCAAGTCTGGATTCGGCTCCAACCAGATTGCGCATAGTTCACCGGTACCGAGCGGGCAGTGGAAGCAGCTTACAACTGTTGTTTCCGGTACAGACGGTTATACGGCCATCTATATGGACGGTGTCCTTCAACAGCGTCTAGACGGGGTTACGACCGCACCCAAAGATATTACAAGCAAATATAACTATATCGGCTATGCCCAGTTTGGTTGGGAGCAAGGTGCAGGCAAGGGGTTGGACGGACGAGTAGCGGATTTCCGCATTTATAATCGCGTGCTTGCCGCCGATGAAATTACATCGTTGTATACGGGTAGCCAGTCCGACGCTGAAGTCAGCTCTATTCAGCCATCGGCCGTGACCGTGACAGCAGGGCAAACGCCGTCACTTCCAGCGAGCATCACGGCTACGTACTCCAATGGTGCGGTTATTGCGAAATCCGTTCAATGGCCTTCCGTTGATGCTTACATCAATACCCCAGGGGTATACACGATTGAGGGTACTCTTCAGGACACTACGATGAAAGCTGTATTGACATTAACCGTCAACGCTGCCTCTACCGAAGTTACGCCAACGATTTGGTATAAATTTGACGAGGCCAGCGGCACAACCGTTGCCAACTCAGGAACTGCAGGCTCCGCTTGGGATGCTGCGGTCATGGGTGGGACTAGCTGGAGCACAGGCCATCTCGGCGGAGCCGTTCAGCTGGACGGCAGCAGCGGCTATGTCCAAATGCCTTCCAATCTGCAGTACGCAGATAATATGACAGTAGCAACATGGGTGAACCTGACCAAAGACAATTCACCAACGATGCTGTTTGTTTCCGGAACGGCAGCTAATAATGATAACTTCTACCTCAGTACGCATGGAATTTGGCAGCCTTCCTATATGGCAGCCGTTAATGATGCTTCGCTAGGTACGAACTACCAGATCTATGATTCAAGTGCCATTGGTTTAAATCAATGGGTTCACGTTGCTATTACGTTCTCGGGTAAGGAAGCGACCTTGTATAGAGATGGTGTGCAGATTGCTAAGAAGACACTAGCATCCAAGCCTTCCGACTTTAACGGTCAGAACCTATTGAACTATATCGGTAAATCTGTGTGGCCGGATCCCTATATTCAAGGTAAAGTGGATGACTTCCGCATCTATGATCAGGCTCTAAGTGCTTCGGATATTGCTGAATTGGTGCAATCCTCTTATCCGGATACCGATGTGGTTAACCAGGTCAAAGCCAACCTGACACTTGGCGATACCACCGCTGTTCTAAGCGACATTACCCTGCCTGCGCCGGATGGGGTAACCGTTACTTGGTCATCGGATGACACAGCTCACCTGAGCAACACAGGGCATGTGACCAGACCTGCCCAAGGTGAACCGGATGCAACCGTTCATCTAACCGCTACGATTACCAAGAATGCTGCATCTGTAACCAAAGTCTTCACTGTCACAGTGCTTAGCCTTGGCTCCGCCCCTTACCGGATTCAAGTGAACGGCGATCAGACAGGCATCGATATTAGCCCGGATCTCTATGGTATCTTCTTCGAGGATATTAACTATGCCGCAGATGGAGGCTTGTACGCCGAGCTTGTGCAGAACAGGTCCTTTGAGTACACGAATGATCATTTGAAATTCTGGTCGAAGGTAACGGATGGCGGTGCTGCCGCTACGATAGCATCAAGCCATGCCAACCCGTTGAATACAGTCAATACGAATTACTTGGAGCTGAATGTGACGGCAGCCGGGGATGGAGCCGGCGTTGCGAATTCAGGCTTCGGCGGTATCCCGCTGGTTCAAAGTGACAAGTACGATTTCTCCTTATACACACGAAGCAGCGACTTCAGCGGTCCCCTCGAGGTGACGCTTGAAAGCGCAGATGGCACGAAGCAGTATGCGAAGGCTGAACTGCCGAATGTAACGTCTGAATGGACGAAGTCCAGTGTGGTGCTGACACCGGATCAAACGGATGCAAATGCGCGAATTGTAGTAAGAGCGAAGGGCACCGGTACGATCGATATGGATATGGTCTCCCTGTTCCCTGAGCGGACCTGGAAGGGCAGACCTAACGGCATGAGATACGATCTTGCCAAGAAGCTGTATGACTTGCATCCGTCCTTCATGCGATTCCCGGGCGGTTGTGTCGTGCAAGGGAAAACGCTGGACAATGCGTACCGCTGGAAGGATTCAGTCGGCGACGTAGCACAGCGCAAGCCAAACTACAACTTTTGGCAAAACACAGATTTTCCGGATTATTACCAAACATCCGGTATCGGCTATTATGAATACTTCCAATTCAGTGAAGATATCGGCGCCAAGCCTCTTCCGGTTATTAACTCCGGCATGTCGATTCAAGTCGGCGTAGCGGATGCGGATGTGGAAATGGTACCGCTGGATCAGCTTGGACCTTATATTCAAGACGCGCTTGATCTGATCGAGTTTGCCAATGGCGACCCGGCGTCGAATGAATGGGCGAAGCTGAGATCGGATATGGGACATCCGGCTCCGTTTAATCTGGAGTACCTTGCGATCGGGAACGAGCAGTGGGGAGCAGAATACTATCCGCGTTACAAAATGTTTGCTGATGCGATTAAAGCGAAGTACCCGAACATTCAACTGATCATCGGCAGCGGTACGGAGTCTTCCGGTACGAACTATGAGGCGGTTCAGCAGTGGATTCAAAGCCAAGCGCAGGCTGATCGTCCGGAGATTGTCGACGAGCATTACTACATGAACCCGGATTGGTTCCTGCAGAACGTGAACCGTTACGACAGCTTCAACCGTACCGATATGCCGAAGGTATTTGTCGGCGAGTACGCGGCTCATACGAACGGGAATTTCTCGCAAGGCGTGAACAATCTGAAATCGGCGATTTCGGAAGCGGCGTTCATGACAGGGCTGGAAGAAAACGCAGATGTCATACGAATGGCGAGCTATGCCCCGCTGTTTGCCAAGCAGAATTTCACGCAGTGGCAGCCGGATTTAATTTGGTTCAATAATACGGCTTCCTACGGATCCATTAACTACTATGTGCAGCAGCTGTACAGCAATAATGTCGGCAATCAGATTGTCCCTTCGGAAATTTTGAAAGGCGGTCAGACATCTTCGAAGGTATCTGGAGCCGTTGGTGTAGGATCCTATAATACAGCCAATGAATTCGATGATATCCAGGTAGTCAGCAATACCGATGCAGCGGAGCTGTTTGCAGATGATTTCTCAGGAGATGCGTCCAAATGGACACCGGTTCGCGGCACCTTTGCGATTCAGAACGGTGTGTATCAACAAACATCCACATCTACAGCGAATGCTTTTGCCTACGCTGGAAGTACAGATATGGACAACTACACCTTAACGCTGAAAGCTAGAAAAACCGGCGGTGCCGAAGGCGTGAACGTGTATGTGGGCGTAAAAGACGCCAACAACTACTTCCGCTGGAATATCGGCGGCTATAACAATACGAAGAGCACATTTGAAAAAAGTGTAAACGGTACGGTAGCCACTGTCAGCGAATACGATTATTCCAAGCTGCCGAAGTTGACGACGAACACTTGGTACAATTTGAAGATTGTCGTAACCGGCAAAAGAATGAAAGCATACGTGGATGATACCCTCGTATTTGATATTCTGGATAATCCTAAAAGCGCGCCTTTGTTCACCACGACAAGCAAGGACACGGCTACAGGAGATGTCATTCTTAAGGTCGTCAACTCATCGGATGAAAGCCAGGAAACATCGATTCATCTGAATGGCCTAACAGTTGGCACCACAGCCATCAAGACGGTTTTACAGGGTGCAGACCTGAATGCGCTCAATACGTTTGCAAGTCCGAAAACGATTGTGCCTGTAACGACGAAAGAAACGGGAATTACCAACCAGTTTGTGCATGTGTTCGAACCGCACTCTCTGACGATCTACCGCTTCCGGACAGCGCCAGGAGCTGCTCCTGAGCTGGCTTCGATTCAAGCCGAAGCAAGCAAGACGCAAGCGACAGCAGGGGATACATTCCGTTTGGACGTAAAAGGCGGCTTGCTGGATGACAGCAGTGAAGCGGATTTGCGCACAGCAGCTATCACTTATAGCAGCAACCATCCGGAGCTGATCTCCTTTGATGATGAAGGCAAAGCGAAGATTGCTACCAATATTGGCGGCGTCACGGAGGTAACCGTATGGGCGGATGTCAGCTTGAACGGCACATCGGTGAAGTCCAATGAAACGACGATTGCTCTAGCGGAATTGAGTGCAGAAACCGTTGTAAAAACGGCAAAAGCGGAGCTGAGCCTAGGCAACACGACGTTTGTCACAGCAAATCTGACCTTACCGACCTCCGCGGACAATGACGTGCAAATTTCCTGGACCACAAGCAACTACGCTGTTGTTACGGATACAGGCGTTGTTACGAGACCTGCTTCAGGCAATACCATGATCTCGGTAACATTGACAGCTTTGATCAGCAAGAACGGTTATTCGGAAACCAAAGCATTCACAATAGCAGTACCCACACAAGATATTGTCTTGTCAATTGAATCCTTGAAACGGGTGGAAGTCATTACGCCAGAAGGCACTGCACCACAGCTTCCTTCCACGGTAACGGCGAAACTGACCGACGGCTCCACTCAAGCGATTGCCGTAACCTGGAATTCGGTAGAGAGCTCAAGTACGCGATGCCGGGCAAATTCACCGTACAAGGGACGGCAGAAGGAACAACGATTCCTGCGTATACGGATGTTTTTGTGAAGTCACCGAATCTCGTGACCTGGTACCGCTTCAATGAACTAAGTGGCACGACCGTGCCGGATGTCAGCGGCAGTGGTATGGATGCTGTGGCGAAGAACGGAGCCAGCATCACAACCGTCGATGCCAAAACGGGAATCGATCTGGATAACACGAAGCAGCAGTATGTTCAACTGCCTACGGGAATCATGGCATCCTTGGATGACTTTACACTGAGCTTCTGGACGTATCTGGACTCCAAGCCGGGAAGCTGGACGAGACTGTTCGATTTCGGCACAGGAGCAAACGCAGGCAAACTATTCATGACCGAGAATCTGTATTATGACATGGAAGGTGCGATTCTGGACGGTACCTCATCAGCTCCGGCGACGAAGAAATGGGCGCATATCGCTCTGACGAAGTCAGGCAACGACTACATCCTGTATGTAGACGGCAAGGCTGTGCAGCACGCTACCTCTACGAAGAAGCCTTCGCAGTATGGTCAAACGGCTTACAACTACATCGGTAAATCGAACTGGAGCGCCGATCCGTATTTGGACGGCAAAATTGGAGATTTCCGTCTGTACAACAAAGGACTGGATGCAGCTGAAGTCGGAGGCATTATTTCCGAAGCCTATACCGATGAAGAAGCTGTTAAAGCGGCTCAAAGCACGCTGAGCCTGGGCGATACCAGCAAAGTCGTGTCCAACATTGAGCTGCCTGCTGCCGCCGCTAATGGCATCTCCATCACATGGGAGTCCAGCAACCCTGCTGTAGTAAATAACAGCGGTGCGGTAACCAGACCGGCACAAGATCAGCCGGACACGGATGTTACGTTAACTGCAACGATTAGCAGAAACGGCTATAGCTTAACGAAGACATTTATGGTACATGTCCTGGCGGACAGCATTGTATCTGTAGATGCGACGAATGTGACAACTACGGTTAATTTCATGCCGAAGCTGCCGACTCAAGTGACCGTTCGTCATTATGACGGAAGCTCTGAGATGCAGCCTGTGGTATGGGAGCCAATCAACGAGTCATCTTTGTATGAAAAAGGGATTGTTAAAGTGAAGGGTACCGTTTTCAGTACCTCCATTCAGGCAGTAGCCCAAGTCAGCGTTGCTGAACTGGTCAGCATCGACGACGTGAACGTTACGACTGCACAAGGCAGCTCGCCGCAGCTTCCGACAACGGTGACTGCGCACTACAGCGACAACACGACAGCTGACCTGCCGGTTTCCTGGAATGCGGTGAAGAGTTCGGAATACGCGGAGGAAGGCAGCTTTACCGTGAGCGGTTCCGCTGTTACGCATATGTACTCGAATCCATTGATCGAGCAGCGTGCAGATCCGCAGATTTCCAAGCAAGCCGACGGCTATTACTACTTTACGGCCTCCGTGCCGGAGTATGACCGCATCGTGCTTCGACGCTCCAAAACGATCGAGGGACTGGCAACTGCGGAAGAAAAAGTAATCTGG
This genomic window from Paenibacillus hexagrammi contains:
- a CDS encoding LamG-like jellyroll fold domain-containing protein, whose protein sequence is MRISKKWLSTVTVCTLITGLLGGLPAPQASAASTLDQGLVVHYDFADAAKSTTVADSSGNHFDGTLVNASVVTTADKGGAVDLSGEQSYVKMPEGVLNGLTDMTVSSWVYMDSSKNWASLYSFGNAADVDPGTQPFTAINFAPVSNDPAETSLEITKSGFGSNQIAHSSPVPSGQWKQLTTVVSGTDGYTAIYMDGVLQQRLDGVTTAPKDITSKYNYIGYAQFGWEQGAGKGLDGRVADFRIYNRVLAADEITSLYTGSQSDAEVSSIQPSAVTVTAGQTPSLPASITATYSNGAVIAKSVQWPSVDAYINTPGVYTIEGTLQDTTMKAVLTLTVNAASTEVTPTIWYKFDEASGTTVANSGTAGSAWDAAVMGGTSWSTGHLGGAVQLDGSSGYVQMPSNLQYADNMTVATWVNLTKDNSPTMLFVSGTAANNDNFYLSTHGIWQPSYMAAVNDASLGTNYQIYDSSAIGLNQWVHVAITFSGKEATLYRDGVQIAKKTLASKPSDFNGQNLLNYIGKSVWPDPYIQGKVDDFRIYDQALSASDIAELVQSSYPDTDVVNQVKANLTLGDTTAVLSDITLPAPDGVTVTWSSDDTAHLSNTGHVTRPAQGEPDATVHLTATITKNAASVTKVFTVTVLSLGSAPYRIQVNGDQTGIDISPDLYGIFFEDINYAADGGLYAELVQNRSFEYTNDHLKFWSKVTDGGAAATIASSHANPLNTVNTNYLELNVTAAGDGAGVANSGFGGIPLVQSDKYDFSLYTRSSDFSGPLEVTLESADGTKQYAKAELPNVTSEWTKSSVVLTPDQTDANARIVVRAKGTGTIDMDMVSLFPERTWKGRPNGMRYDLAKKLYDLHPSFMRFPGGCVVQGKTLDNAYRWKDSVGDVAQRKPNYNFWQNTDFPDYYQTSGIGYYEYFQFSEDIGAKPLPVINSGMSIQVGVADADVEMVPLDQLGPYIQDALDLIEFANGDPASNEWAKLRSDMGHPAPFNLEYLAIGNEQWGAEYYPRYKMFADAIKAKYPNIQLIIGSGTESSGTNYEAVQQWIQSQAQADRPEIVDEHYYMNPDWFLQNVNRYDSFNRTDMPKVFVGEYAAHTNGNFSQGVNNLKSAISEAAFMTGLEENADVIRMASYAPLFAKQNFTQWQPDLIWFNNTASYGSINYYVQQLYSNNVGNQIVPSEILKGGQTSSKVSGAVGVGSYNTANEFDDIQVVSNTDAAELFADDFSGDASKWTPVRGTFAIQNGVYQQTSTSTANAFAYAGSTDMDNYTLTLKARKTGGAEGVNVYVGVKDANNYFRWNIGGYNNTKSTFEKSVNGTVATVSEYDYSKLPKLTTNTWYNLKIVVTGKRMKAYVDDTLVFDILDNPKSAPLFTTTSKDTATGDVILKVVNSSDESQETSIHLNGLTVGTTAIKTVLQGADLNALNTFASPKTIVPVTTKETGITNQFVHVFEPHSLTIYRFRTAPGAAPELASIQAEASKTQATAGDTFRLDVKGGLLDDSSEADLRTAAITYSSNHPELISFDDEGKAKIATNIGGVTEVTVWADVSLNGTSVKSNETTIALAELSAETVVKTAKAELSLGNTTFVTANLTLPTSADNDVQISWTTSNYAVVTDTGVVTRPASGNTMISVTLTALISKNGYSETKAFTIAVPTQDIVLSIESLKRVEVITPEGTAPQLPSTVTAKLTDGSTQAIAVTWNSVESSSTRCRANSPYKGRQKEQRFLRIRMFL
- a CDS encoding family 43 glycosylhydrolase, giving the protein MPGKFTVQGTAEGTTIPAYTDVFVKSPNLVTWYRFNELSGTTVPDVSGSGMDAVAKNGASITTVDAKTGIDLDNTKQQYVQLPTGIMASLDDFTLSFWTYLDSKPGSWTRLFDFGTGANAGKLFMTENLYYDMEGAILDGTSSAPATKKWAHIALTKSGNDYILYVDGKAVQHATSTKKPSQYGQTAYNYIGKSNWSADPYLDGKIGDFRLYNKGLDAAEVGGIISEAYTDEEAVKAAQSTLSLGDTSKVVSNIELPAAAANGISITWESSNPAVVNNSGAVTRPAQDQPDTDVTLTATISRNGYSLTKTFMVHVLADSIVSVDATNVTTTVNFMPKLPTQVTVRHYDGSSEMQPVVWEPINESSLYEKGIVKVKGTVFSTSIQAVAQVSVAELVSIDDVNVTTAQGSSPQLPTTVTAHYSDNTTADLPVSWNAVKSSEYAEEGSFTVSGSAVTHMYSNPLIEQRADPQISKQADGYYYFTASVPEYDRIVLRRSKTIEGLATAEEKVIWTKHESGDMSKHIWAPELHYIDGKWYIYFAAGKAEDIWAIRPYVLECADENPLTGTWTEKGMIQKPASNTISFTDFSLDATTFENNGKRYLVWAQKLDGISNLYIAEMSNPWTIAGNQTLITTPDYTWERQTYWVNEGPAVLKHNGKIFISFSASATDASYCMGLLTASDSSDLLDASSWSKSPEPVMTSSDATGQYGPGHNSFTVAEDGVTDILVYHARSYKEISGDPLYDPNRHTRVKRLTWNSDGTPNFGEPLAEGEVPGTAAPVTAHVTVTASKGITAATAFSLTSLQPSQQLDATVDITNSRYSATSVVVVMALYNSENQMVDLQSQTKQLDPKQSGQAALSLTLPANVAGSKVKVFVWEGEDVQATNVKPVVPAATLE
- a CDS encoding family 43 glycosylhydrolase, with protein sequence MKKVVAKLSLFTLMLSSFSSVTYADNPVIKDAFTADPAALVHGDKVYLYTGHDEAAAGGTFFVMKDWLIYSSSDMVNWTKEGSLSRDIFAWAKGDSAWAGQVIERDGKFYWYVTVLNSDGTGYAVGVAVSDNPVSGFQDALGGPLVSAGMTAAPTSMGSETWDDIDPTVMIDDDGQAYLYWGNTNPYYAKLKANMTELDGPVEHVVINNMPGTYTEAPWIHKHGGHYYLTFAYNYPEQIAYAMSDSPTGPWEFKGVILNALTSDSNDSSASNTSHEAIIDFKGKSYFVYHNSALPAGGQYRRSVAIDRLYYNADGTIKPIIQTATGVDGHSSMLSLLSDPNRFIRHNGTALRLDPAEASLNDARWEIVPGLADASDAYVSLQSMDKPGYYLTASGSSTMLAKNDGTTSFFQKATFKKTDGLADAAWTSLQAYSDASAYLRNASSVLTLGSASTDEEKKNATFNIIQADTTGVTLDQSSVVLNMNHETTLTAEVQPAGALQKKVTFSSSNPSVAELSEAVYDQATGKTTVTVTGNSPGTADIIATTEEGAFTAAAAITVEDQSLTSSVQNVTITSSNRTQLVHVEGYVTEELGQNAVVRVTEPGGSLDYVDQVTTDQDGKFAFTFKLSHNVAGDFKLAVSAANAEQAYETSFAYKPKRNSSSGSNGSSDNSSTPSTPTPTPTPTPTPTPEPGETDTTPKPTPKPTPSAPKFTDVAEGYSWASNAIETLAAKGIIQGTSDTTFDPGKNISRADFITLLVRALGLKAEVQDNFADVSPDDYYYESVGIMKALGITSGVGDNQFDPHAEITREDLMVLVARALEASKKLELDASTDKLNSFADSGDISDYAADSIAKLVNENIIEGGESGINPRGTATRAETAVILLRILNKGL